A genomic stretch from Chitinophagaceae bacterium includes:
- a CDS encoding M23 family metallopeptidase: protein MFFFFLFHSTTAQLFPVKNYPKGYFRNPQNIPIKLNANYGEMRPNHFHMGLDFSTQQHENVAEVAVADGYISKVKIEAGGFGNAIYISYPNGYTSLYAHLNAFYPELQKWVIEQQYKAQSWKIELNIPPNLFPVKKGQFIAYSGNTGGSQGPHLHFEIRRTSDEACLNPLLFDFNIYDITPPDLKRLAIYDRNQSTYEQTPKTTAFVKVAGGYSVPGGTITVNSSRISFALVATDRTTGVPNPNGIYEAVTYVDGEPVSGFQVDDIDYLETRYLNAHADYKIKSNGGPYYQHITALPGDRLKMYQKWKDDGMVVLEDTATHQIKIVVKDAAGNASNLQFKIKRAAVVAAPANYQHDSRYMLPAQINVFEKDDIQLTTSEKSLYDAIRFVYNYKTSATAYSNIHVLHTPAIPVHDSMHILIKPNRIIPAELQNRIIMVKTAKGKTDVMKTTVTKGWHEAKFREFGEVRLEADAVPPTIAIMGIKEGGTLSNGGRITIVAKDNWHEIKNFRAELDGEWLRFVQRGNGFTYWADEHCSPGAHELMIHIEDEAGNVMERIIRFTRK, encoded by the coding sequence CATTTTCACATGGGTCTCGATTTCAGCACGCAACAGCATGAGAATGTTGCGGAAGTGGCTGTAGCTGATGGATATATTTCGAAAGTAAAGATTGAAGCAGGTGGTTTCGGCAATGCCATTTATATCAGTTATCCAAACGGCTACACTTCTCTATATGCTCATTTGAATGCATTTTATCCTGAGTTGCAAAAGTGGGTGATTGAACAGCAATACAAAGCACAGAGTTGGAAGATTGAACTCAATATTCCACCCAATTTATTCCCTGTAAAGAAAGGACAGTTTATTGCTTACAGTGGTAATACCGGAGGATCACAGGGTCCGCATCTTCATTTTGAAATCAGGAGAACAAGTGATGAAGCCTGTTTAAATCCATTACTGTTTGATTTTAATATTTATGATATTACTCCTCCCGATTTGAAACGGTTGGCAATTTATGACCGTAATCAAAGCACTTATGAACAAACACCTAAAACAACCGCATTTGTGAAAGTAGCAGGTGGTTATTCCGTTCCCGGAGGAACGATAACAGTGAACAGCAGCCGTATCAGCTTTGCATTGGTTGCAACCGACCGAACTACAGGTGTGCCCAATCCCAATGGAATTTATGAAGCAGTAACCTATGTTGATGGTGAACCTGTAAGTGGTTTCCAGGTAGATGATATTGATTATTTAGAAACCCGTTACTTAAATGCACATGCAGATTATAAGATTAAGTCAAACGGCGGACCATACTATCAGCATATTACTGCATTACCCGGTGATCGTTTAAAAATGTATCAGAAGTGGAAGGATGATGGAATGGTTGTACTGGAAGATACAGCAACACATCAAATAAAAATAGTAGTGAAAGATGCCGCAGGAAACGCATCCAATCTTCAGTTTAAAATAAAAAGAGCAGCAGTTGTTGCAGCACCCGCCAATTATCAGCACGACAGCAGGTACATGCTTCCCGCACAAATCAACGTGTTTGAAAAGGATGATATTCAACTCACAACAAGTGAAAAGAGTTTGTACGATGCCATCCGCTTTGTATACAATTATAAAACCAGTGCAACGGCTTATTCAAATATTCATGTATTGCATACACCGGCAATTCCTGTACATGATTCCATGCATATTTTAATCAAACCAAACAGAATAATTCCGGCTGAATTACAGAACAGGATCATTATGGTGAAAACAGCCAAAGGAAAAACAGATGTCATGAAAACAACTGTAACCAAAGGCTGGCATGAAGCAAAGTTCAGGGAGTTTGGTGAGGTTCGGCTGGAAGCGGATGCTGTGCCGCCAACCATTGCCATTATGGGAATTAAAGAAGGTGGAACTTTGTCAAATGGTGGAAGAATTACCATTGTAGCCAAGGATAACTGGCACGAGATAAAAAACTTCCGGGCTGAACTGGATGGAGAGTGGTTACGTTTTGTGCAGCGTGGAAATGGATTTACTTACTGGGCCGATGAGCATTGTTCACCAGGAGCACATGAGTTGATGATTCATATTGAAGATGAAGCAGGAAATGTAATGGAGAGAATTATCAGGTTTACAAGAAAATAA